A window of Rhododendron vialii isolate Sample 1 chromosome 13a, ASM3025357v1 contains these coding sequences:
- the LOC131313194 gene encoding probable dolichyl-diphosphooligosaccharide--protein glycosyltransferase subunit 3B: MATPRSTPLSLLLLLLSLLPLLTTTTATSDLVSDLLNLQSQSPAGVIHLTDSLISRLLTSTSPPRPFSLLLFFDAQQLHDKSELRLKPLKSEFSLLASSFIQNNPNPNPNKPHLFFCDLEFRESQQSFALFAVNSLPHIRLVPSTALDLKADSIQMEAGDFSRLAESMAEFVESKTQLTVGPIHRPPVVSKKQVIVMVAGLLVLMPFVIKRVVAGETLLHDPNLWLAGAVFVYFFSVSGAMHNIIRHMPMFMVDRDDPSKLVFFYQGSGMQLGAEGFAVGFLYTVVGLLLAFVTHVLVRVRDVKVQRAVMIFALVVSYWAVTKVVFLDNWKTGYGINMYWPSSWQ, from the coding sequence ATGGCGACCCCCAGatccacccctctctctctcctcctcctcctcctctctctcctccccctcctcaccaccaccaccgccacctccGACCTCGTCTCCGACCTCCTCAACCTCCAATCCCAATCCCCCGCCGGCGTCATCCACCTCACCGACTCCCTCATCTCCCGCCTCCTCACCTCCACCTCCCCTCCCCGCCccttctccctcctcctcttcttcgaCGCCCAACAGCTCCACGACAAGTCCGAGCTCCGCCTCAAACCCTTGAAATCTGAATTCTCCCTCCTCGCCTCCTCCTTCATCCAAAACAACCCTAATCCTAACCCTAACAAACCTCACCTCTTCTTCTGCGACCTCGAGTTCAGAGAATCCCAGCAATCCTTCGCCCTCTTCGCCGTCAATTCCCTCCCCCACATCCGCCTCGTCCCCTCCACCGCTCTCGACCTCAAAGCCGACTCGATCCAAATGGAAGCCGGGGACTTCTCCCGCCTCGCCGAGTCCATGGCCGAGTTCGTCGAGTCCAAAACCCAGTTAACCGTCGGCCCCATCCACCGACCCCCGGTCGTTTCCAAGAAACAGGTCATCGTGATGGTTGCTGGTTTGCTGGTCTTGATGCCTTTCGTCATTAAAAGAGTGGTTGCGGGCGAAACCCTTTTGCACGATCCCAATTTGTGGTTGGCTGGAGCTGTGTTTGTATACTTCTTTAGTGTTTCTGGGGCTATGCATAATATAATTCGGCATATGCCGATGTTTATGGTGGACCGTGACGATCCGTCGAAGCTGGTTTTCTTTTACCAGGGGTCGGGGATGCAGCTGGGGGCTGAGGGGTTTGCTGTGGGGTTTTTGTATACTGTTGTGGGGTTGTTACTGGCTTTTGTGACTCATGTCCTTGTGAGGGTGAGGGATGTGAAGGTGCAGAGGGCGGTCATGATTTTCGCGTTAGTGGTTTCTTATTGGGCGGTGACGAAGGTGGTGTTCTTGGATAATTGGAAGACAGGGTACGGGATTAATATGTATTGGCCTTCGAGTTGGCAGTGA
- the LOC131314008 gene encoding uncharacterized protein LOC131314008, whose protein sequence is MPITSRSPINWFRGTSVWPLGRITLPVVTGSVASNQEFVVVDAPSPYNAILGRNWLHSIKAVASTYHQVVRYIDANGKQEDLFGDQLQAKQYVGSLPEEKSIEDLIKFPLNEDASRYFMLGAGLSQDESEETLQFLKSNIEVFAWTPYEMPGIDPKLIQHSLKVSKSAKPAIQKPRRSASIHADAVNEEVGKVLEAGAIKEIAMDPDDMEKTAFITPRGLFCYLVMPFGLKNAGATFQRMVYLLFGILIGKIMEAYIDDMVVKSLKVENHLSHLAEVFAILKKHKLRLNADKCAFGVSSGKFLGYLVTRRGIEADPNQISAIQQLKPPSTPREIQKLTGMAAALNRFISRSSDKCHVFFQTLKKQSRRSFKWTEDCDAALAELKSYLSSAPLLVKPVAFETLHLYLAVSPHAVSSALVRREGLEDQPIYFSSRTLLPAQTRYLPLEKLLLALVTTARKLLPYFQEHPIIVLTEFPLKNLLRKADLSSRAQVLADFIPEFTPGSLDEETLVKPNYGMLEQQEARKVWNLFSGDVWKLHVDGASNSNGSGAGVVLLIVNQITGDYEARDPRMIKYQATALELIRGKASEYRHISLGEIHQPSFEVSEEVYNISLGPSWMDEIISFLKDDTLPSDKKEAHRVRSKAAYHWISELGQLYRKSFTGPYLRVVHPTEVPIILTELHSGSCGCHSGGRSLCQRALSQGYFWKGMKKDYEEVWVEAEPLVTTTETDVRRFVWRNIVTRFGVPYAIVSDNGSQFVGKELTGLYAEFGIRFFNSTPSYPQGNGQAEATNKTVRAGIKHRLDSKRGKWAEELPRVLWAYRSTPRRSTGQTPFAMAFGMEAVIPLESKFPTLRTETFDLESNNDAVATELILAEEKRDDAQLKLANYQQEVARGYNRSVRLKKFRTDDWVWRKVVRANQKTKFKPNWEGPYRVIKEVGHGSYKLEDKEGREIENPWNALNLRKAYL, encoded by the exons ATGCCTATTACCAGCAGAAGTCCCATTAATTGGTTTCGTGGCACTTCAGTTTGGCCTCTCGGAAGGATTACCCTCCCCGTCGTTACGGGCTCGGTTGCTTCTAATCAAGAATTCGTTGTTGTAGATGcaccgagcccatacaacgcaatccTTGGCCGAAATTGGCTCCATTCAATCAAGgccgtcgcctcaacctaccatcAAGTGGTCAGGTACATCGACGCTAACGGCAAACAAGAAGACCTATTTGGAGATCAGTTACAAGCCAAACAGT acgtcggatctcttcctgaagaGAAATCAATTGAGGATCTTATCAAATTCCCTCTTAACGAGGATGCATCACGTTATTTCATGCTCGGCGCTGGTCTATCCCAAGACGAGAGTGAAGAAACCTTGCAGTTCCTCAAAAGCAACATCGAAGTTTTTGCATGGACGCCGTACGAAATGCCAGGCATTGACCCAAAGCTCATCCAGCACTccctcaaagtttcaaaatcagcaaagccTGCGATTCAGAAGCCTCGGCGGTCGGCCAGCATTCACGCCGACGCAGTAAATGAAGAAGTCGGCAAAGTCCTCGAGGCTGGCgccatcaaagaa atagccatggatCCCGACGACATGGAAAAGACGGCATTCATCACACCCAGAGGCCTCTTCTGCTACCTGGTTATGCCGTTCGGCCTTAAGAATGCGGGTGCCACATTCCAAAGAATGGTATACCTGTTGTTCGGAATTCTCATCGGAAAAATCATGGAGGCTTAtattgacgatatggtggtgaaaagtctaAAGGTCGAGAATcacctctctcatcttgccGAGGTCTTTGCAATATTGAAGAAGCACAAGCTACGGCTTAATGCCGACAAATGCGCCTTTGGAGTTAGCTCCGGGAAGTTCCTCGGCTATTTGGTTACTCGGCGTGGTATCGAAGCAGATCCGAACCAGATCTCAgctattcagcaattgaaaccaCCATCAactcctcgggaaattcagaagctaactgggatggcagcggctctcaacagGTTTATCAGCCGCTCGTCGGATAAATGCCATGTCTTCTTCCAAACGCTTAAGAAGCAAAGCCGACGAAGTTTCAAGTGGACGGAAGATTGTGATGCAGCCCTCGCCGAGCTGAAATCTTATCTCAGTTCGGCCCCTCTTCTTGTCAAACCAGTAGCTTTCGAAACTCTTCATctctatctagctgtctctccacaCGCCGTGAGCTCGGCACTTGTCCGACGGGAAGGCCTTGAAGACCAACCAATCTACTTTTCTAGCCGAACCTTGCTCCCGGCACAGACTAGATATCTGCCACTGGAGAAGCTCCTTCTAGCATTGGTTACAACAGCTCGAAAATTGCTCCCTTATTTTCAAGAGCACCCCATCATAGTTCTCACGGAGTTTCCACTTAAAAATCTCTTGAGGAAAGCTGATCTATCAAGCAGA gcacaagtattggcagactttATCCCTGAGTTCACCCCTGGAAGCCTGGACGAGGAAACATTGGTCAAGCCTAATTATGGGATGCTAGAACAACAAGAGGCTCGgaaagtttggaacttatttagCGGAGACGTTTGGAAATTGCATGTTGACGGGGCATCAAACAGCAATGGCTCGGGCGCAGGGGTTGTTCTT CTGATCGTCAATCAAATAACAGGtgattatgaagctcgggacccaagaATGATTAAGTATCAAGCTACCGCTCTAGAGCTAATCCGAGG caaagcatctgaaTACCGACACATCAGCCTCGGCGAGATTCACCAGCCGAGCTTTGAAGTATCGGAAGAAGTATACAACATTTCCctcggcccaagttggatggatgaaatcatcTCGTTCCTCAAGGATGATACTCTTCCCTCTGACAAAAAGGAAGCCCACCGTGTACGCAGCAAAGCAGCCTACCACTGGATCTCTGAGCTCGGCCAACTATACAGGAAAAGCTTCACCGGGCCATATCTCCGAGTCGTTCACCCAACCGAGGTCCCAATTATTTTAACCGAGCTCCACTCTGGCAGCTGCGGTTGTCACTCTGGCGGACGTTCCCTATGccaaagagctctcagtcaggGATACTTctggaaaggaatgaagaaggattatGAAGAAGTG tgggtggaagcggAGCCGTTAGTCACAACAACTGAAACAGACGTTCGGCGATTCGTTTGGAGAAACATCGTCACaaggttcggcgtgccttatgCAATTGTGTCAgataatggctcccaattcGTTGGAAAAGAGTTAACTGGGCTCTATGCTGAGTTCGGAATTagattcttcaattcaaccccatcctacccccagggcaacggccaGGCCGAGGCCACTAACAAAACTGTTCGCGCGGGCATCAAACATCGGCTTGACTCAaaacgaggaaaatgggccgagGAACTGCCTAGGGTCCTTTGGGCCTATCGCTCCACTCCCAGACGCTCCActggccaaactccctttgcaatggccttcggcatggaggctgtcATACCATTGGAATCAAAGTTCCCGACCCTGCGTACCGAAACTTTTGATCTAGAATCTAACAATGATGCAGTGGCAACCGAGCTAATCTTAGCcgaagaaaagcgagacgaCGCTCAGCTCAAGTTAGCCAACTATCAGCAAGAAGTCGCTCGGGGCTACAATCGAAGCGTAAGGCTTAAGAAGTTCAGAACCGATGACTGGGTTTGGAGAAAGGTTGTCCGAGccaatcaaaagacaaaattcaaaccaaattgggaaggaccctacagGGTGATTAAAGAGGTCGGCCACGGCTCGTAcaagttagaagacaaagaGGGAAGGGAAATTGAGAACCCCTGGAACGCTCTGAACCTCAGGAAGGCCTACCTTTGA